From Vanacampus margaritifer isolate UIUO_Vmar chromosome 8, RoL_Vmar_1.0, whole genome shotgun sequence, a single genomic window includes:
- the LOC144056717 gene encoding RNA-binding protein 38-like: MCASGGLAGSPMLLHQFMNGALEAMHPTALQKDTTFTKIFVGGLPYHTNDASLRKYFEAFGDIDEAVVITDRQTGKSRGYGFVTMTDRGSAERACKDPNPIIDGRKANVNLAYLGAKPRSIQTGISIGVQPIHPAFIQRQYGLAPPYVYPQAYVQPSLVLPTQLSSSVSSSPYLDYSAAYTQYAQANFEQQYPYAASPAGFLGYSYATSPAASVGPAPAATAPSTVHAALPSAAGPAAAAAAFLHYAPQQQIQPDRMQ; encoded by the exons ATGTGTGCCTCTGGGGGTCTGGCCGGCTCACCAATGCTTCTGCACCAGTTTATGAACGGAGCCCTGGAAGCCATGCATCCCACAGCGCTCCAGAAGGACACCACTTTTACTAAAATCTTCGTCGGCGGGCTGCCGTACCACACCAACGACGCTTCGTTGCGAAAATACTTCGAGGCCTTTGGGGACATTGACGAAGCTGTGGTGATAACCGACAGGCAGACCGGCAAATCCCGAGGATACGGCTTT GTAACGATGACAGACCGAGGGTCGGCTGAAAGAGCCTGCAAGGATCCCAACCCCATTATTGACGGCAGAAAGGCCAACGTCAACCTGGCCTACCTTGGAGCCAAGCCCCGCAGCATACAAACAG GCATATCCATCGGAGTGCAGCCCATTCACCCAGCGTTCATCCAGAGGCAGTATGG GTTGGCCCCGCCGTACGTCTACCCGCAAGCCTACGTGCAGCCCAGCCTGGTGCTGCCCACCCAGCTGTCGTCCTCGGTGAGCAGCAGCCCTTACCTGGACTACAGCGCCGCCTACACGCAGTACGCCCAGGCCAACTTTGAGCAGCAGTACCCCTACGCCGCCTCCCCGGCCGGCTTCCTGGGTTACAGCTACGCCACCAGCCCCGCCGCCAGCGTGGGGCCGGCCCCCGCCGCCACCGCGCCGTCCACCGTGCACGCCGCCCTGCCTTCGGCCGCCGggccggccgccgccgccgccgccttcctGCACTATGCGCCGCAGCAGCAAATCCAGCCTGACCGCATGCAGTGA